A segment of the Pseudomonas versuta genome:
CCAGAGTGCGATGGTGGCCGCAGTGGCTGCGTTTTCCCATACCCTGATGTCGGCGGCTGAGCTGCCGGCCGTACTGGCCCGTGCATTTGCCGTGTTTCAGGCCGCCCGACCACGGCCGGTACACATCGAAATCCCGTTGGATGTGCTGGTGGAAAACGCCGACGCGCTGCTCGACAGCCAGCCCGTCAGCATCGCGCGACCTGGCGCCGCCCCGGCAGCCATCGAGCAGATGAGCCAGCGCCTGGCCCAGGCCAAACGCCCATTGATCCTGGCTGGCGGCGGTGCAATTGACGCGGCCCCGGCTCTCCTGCAACTGGCCGAACGGCTGGGAGCGCCAGTAGCCTTGACCATCAACGCCAAGGGCATGCTGCCTGCCACCCACCCGCTGCTGATCGGTTCCACCCAGTCGCTGGTCGCCACCCGCGCCCTGGTGGCCGAGGCAGACGTAGTGCTGGCCATTGGTACAGAGCTGGCCGAGACCGATTACGACGTGACCTTTGCCGGTGGTTTTGAGATCCCCGGCGCCTTGCTGCGGGTCGATATCGACCCCGACCAGACGGTGCGCAACTATGCCCCGGCGCTGGCGCTGGTGGCGGATGCCAGACTGGCCGCCGAAGCCTTGCTGGCCGATCTTGGTGCCTTGCCGGCACGCTGCGCCGAATGGGGCGCGGCGCGGGTCAGTCGTTTGCAGGCCCAGCTGGCAAGTGAATGGGATGCGCCCACCCGCGCGCAAACGCACTTTTTGCAGACGGTCTTCGACGTGTTGCCGGATGCCGTGTGTGTCGGCGATTCAACCCAGCCGGTGTACACCGGCAACCTGACCTTCAATCCCGATCAGCCGCGGCGCTGGTTCAACTCTTCGACTGGCTACGGGACCCTGGGATATGCCTTGCCGGCGGCCGTTGGTGCCTGGCTGGGGCGTCGTAGCGGCGGCCGGGCGGGTGGTCCGGTGCTATGCCTGATCGGCGATGGCGGTTTGCAATTTACCCTGGCGGAACTGGCCAGCGCGGTTGAAGCACGCACGCCGGTCATCGTGTTGCTGTGGAACAATCAGGGCTACGGCGAAATCAAGAAGTACATGCTCAATCGCGCCATCGAGCCGGTCGGCGTCGACATCTACACCCCGGATTTTATCGCTGTGGCCAAAGCCATGGGCTGTACCGCGCTGGCGGTTGAGGGTGAAGGGCAATTGCGCGATGCACTGGCCAGTGCCGCCGACCGTCAGGGGCCGACCGTGATCGAAATCGACGAGCACAACTGGCAGCAATCGCTCGGGCTATAAGCTCATTCGCAGGCGTGCCAGGTCCCGTACCGGTGGCGCGCCAAACAGACGGCTGTACTCGCGGCTGAATTGCGACGGGCTTTCATAGCCCACGCGATAACCGGCGGCCGATGCATCCAGCCCTTCGCTGAGCATCAGCCGCCGCGCTTCGTTGAGGCGTAGCTGTTTTTGGTACTGCAACGGGCTCATGGCTGTCATCGCCTTGAAACGGTGGTGCAGGGTCGACACGCTGAGATTGGCCTCGCGGGCCAGGCTGTCTATGCGCAGAGGTTGTTCGAAGTTGCCGTTGAGCCAGGAAATGGCCCGACTCACACGATGGGTCTGACTGTTCTCGCTGGCAATTTCATACAGCCGGTAGCCCTGCGGGCTGCGCAACAGACGATACAAAATCTCGCGGCGGATCAGTGGCGCCAGCATGGCG
Coding sequences within it:
- a CDS encoding 5-guanidino-2-oxopentanoate decarboxylase produces the protein MATCGEVLVKLLEAYGVEQVFGIPGVHTVELYRGLAGSPINHVTPRHEQGAGFMADGYARTSGKPGVCFIITGPGMTNITTAMGQAYGDSIPMLVISSVQSRSQLGGGRGKLHELANQSAMVAAVAAFSHTLMSAAELPAVLARAFAVFQAARPRPVHIEIPLDVLVENADALLDSQPVSIARPGAAPAAIEQMSQRLAQAKRPLILAGGGAIDAAPALLQLAERLGAPVALTINAKGMLPATHPLLIGSTQSLVATRALVAEADVVLAIGTELAETDYDVTFAGGFEIPGALLRVDIDPDQTVRNYAPALALVADARLAAEALLADLGALPARCAEWGAARVSRLQAQLASEWDAPTRAQTHFLQTVFDVLPDAVCVGDSTQPVYTGNLTFNPDQPRRWFNSSTGYGTLGYALPAAVGAWLGRRSGGRAGGPVLCLIGDGGLQFTLAELASAVEARTPVIVLLWNNQGYGEIKKYMLNRAIEPVGVDIYTPDFIAVAKAMGCTALAVEGEGQLRDALASAADRQGPTVIEIDEHNWQQSLGL